The following coding sequences lie in one Saimiri boliviensis isolate mSaiBol1 chromosome 6, mSaiBol1.pri, whole genome shotgun sequence genomic window:
- the LOC101050374 gene encoding macrophage-expressed gene 1 protein-like, whose protein sequence is MNSIRAAILFWAVAGWAKSGKPPGETDEVGFQKCKDALKLPVLEVLPGGGWDNLRNMDMGRVMDLTYTNCRTTEDGQYIIPDEIFTIPQKQSNLEMNSEILESWTNYQSSTSYSINTELSLFSKVNGKFSTEFQRMKTLQVKDKAVTTRVQVRNLIYTVKINPALELSSGFRKELRDISDYLENNQTRMATYLAELLVLNYGTHVITSVDAGAALIQEDHIRASFFQDSQSSRSALTASAGAAFQNTVNFQSEANHASQNVLTKSYLSNRTNSRVQSIGGVPFYPGITLQAWQQGIANHLVAIDRTGLPLHFFINPNMLPDLPGPLVKKVSQTVGTAVKSYYTFNTYPGCTDLNSPNFNFQANTDDGSCEGTMTNFFFGGVYQECSQSSGNGNVFLCPELEQKNPLTGNFSCPSGYFPVHLLSQTREEGYNHLECRKKCTLRIFCKTVCEDVFKVAKAEFRAFWCASSSQVPEHSGLLFGGLFSSKSINPVTNAQSCPTSYFPLKIFENLKVCVSQDYELGSRFAVPFGGFFSCTVGNPLVDPATSKDLGAPSLKKCPRGFSQHLALISDGCQVSYCVKSGLFSEKFLPPASLPPFTQPPLVSQADTNTVIVTNSENSRAWIKDSKTHRWRLGEPLALQTAMNGIHGDDGGVSGGSTAGIAVGTTIILAVLITLAIYGTRKFKKKGYWAFGKRQGFVPGIAATGDTP, encoded by the coding sequence ATGAACAGCATCAGGGCTGCCATCCTCTTCTGGGCAGTGGCAGGATGGGCTAAATCAGGCAAGCCTCCAGGAGAGACAGATGAAGTTGGATTTCAAAAATGCAAGGATGCCTTGAAACTACCTGTCCTGGAAGTCCTACCTGGAGGGGGCTGGGACAATCTGCGGAATATGGACATGGGACGGGTGATGGACCTGACTTACACCAACTGCAGGACAACGGAGGATGGACAGTATATCATCCCTGATGAAATCTTCACCATTCCCCAGAAACAGAGCAACCTGGAGATGAACTCAGAAATCCTGGAATCATGGACAAATTACCAGAGCAGCACGTCCTACTCCATCAACACAgaactctctcttttttccaaAGTGAATGGCAAGTTCTCCACGGAGTTCCAAAGAATGAAGACCCTTCAAGTGAAGGACAAGGCTGTTACTACCCGAGTTCAGGTGAGAAACCTGATCTACACAGTCAAAATCAACCCAGCTTTAGAGCTAAGCTCAGGTTTTAGGAAGGAGCTCCGGGACATCTCTGACTATCTAGAGAACAACCAGACGAGGATGGCCACCTACCTGGCAGAACTCCTTGTCCTCAACTATGGCACCCACGTCATCACCAGTGTGGATGCTGGGGCTGCTCTTATTCAGGAGGACCACATCAGGGCATCCTTCTTCCAAGACAGCCAGAGCAGTCGTAGTGCTCTGACTGCATCTGCTGGAGCTGCCTTCCAAAACACTGTGAACTTCCAATCTGAGGCAAACCACGCCTCACAGAATGTCCTCACCAAGAGCTACCTCTCAAACAGAACCAACTCCAGGGTGCAGAGCATTGGAGGGGTTCCTTTTTACCCAGGCATCACCCTCCAGGCTTGGCAGCAGGGCATCGCCAACCACCTGGTAGCCATCGACCGCACTGGCCTGCCTCTGCATTTCTTCATCAACCCCAACATGCTGCCTGACTTGCCAGGCCCTCTGGTGAAGAAGGTGTCACAGACAGTGGGAACTGCTGTGAAAAGCTATTACACGTTCAACACCTACCCTGGCTGCACAGATCTCAATTCTCCCAACTTCAATTTTCAGGCCAACACAGATGATGGTTCCTGCGAGGGGACAATGACCAACttcttttttggtggggtttATCAGGAATGTAGCCAGTCCTCAGGGAATGGGAATGTCTTCCTCTGCCCAGAGTTGGAGCAGAAGAATCCACTGACTGGTAATTTCTCCTGCCCCTCTGGCTACTTCCCGGTGCACTTGCTATCCCAGACCCGTGAGGAGGGTTACAACCATCTGGAGTGTCGTAAGAAGTGCACCCTCCGCATCTTCTGCAAGACAGTGTGTGAAGATGTGTTCAAGGTGGCAAAGGCTGAATTTAGGGCTTTTTGGTGTGCATCCAGTAGCCAAGTACCTGAACACTCAGGACTCCTTTTTGGGGGCCTCTTCAGCAGTAAGAGCATAAACCCCGTGACAAATGCGCAGTCATGTCCAACCAGCTACTTTCCCCTGAAAATCTTTGAAAACCTCAAGGTATGTGTTTCTCAGGACTATGAGTTGGGAAGCAGGTTTGCGGTTCCCTTTGGTGGGTTCTTCAGCTGCACAGTCGGGAACCCCCTGGTGGATCCAGCCACATCCAAAGATTTAGGGGCACCTTCCCTGAAAAAGTGCCCTAGGGGCTTCAGTCAGCACCTAGCCCTCATCAGCGACGGATGCCAAGTGTCCTACTGCGTCAAGTCTGGGCTTTTCAGTGAAAAGTTTCTTCCCCCTGCTAGTCTCCCACCTTTCACTCAGCCACCCCTTGTGAGTCAGGCTGACACCAACACTGTCATAGTGACCAATTCTGAGAATTCGAGAGCCTGGATTAAGGACTCCAAGACCCATCGCTGGAGGCTGGGAGAGCCGTTAGCGCTGCAAACTGCCATGAATGGCATCCATGGGGATGATGGTGGTGTGTCAGGAGGGTCTACAGCTGGGATCGCAGTGGGAACCACCATCATTCTGGCTGTTCTCATCACCCTGGCCATCTATGGTACCCGAAAGTTCAAGAAGAAGGGATACTGGGCATTTGGGAAGAGGCAGGGTTTTGTTCCAGGCATTGCAGCAACTGGAGACACCCCTTGA